CCTAAGAGGATCTTGGAACTTTCTACCAGCTATCAAGCCTAGAACATGAGCGCCATCATACCATACTTTACAACCTACTTCATCGAAAGCGCCCTTCATCTCCTTCAGTGGTACGGGGAACATAAATACAGATTGCCCAAATAGGCATACCTTTGGCTTTTCCCTTTTTATGATCTTTGAGGCTTCATCGGGATCTACTGTCATAGTATTCTTATCATAAGGATAGCTTATTGTGCGAACGCCGCGCATACCCAGTATGCCAAATTCTGCCGCACTTATGTGGCCACCACCAGATAAGGCGGGAACAGCAACAAGATCTCCAGGCTTTGCCAGTGCATATATAGCAGCTGAGTTCGCATTTGTTCCAGATATTGGCCTTGGGTCAGTCTGTTCAGTTTTAAAGAGTTTTGAAAGAAGTTCATTCGTTTTGTCCTCTATCAGATCTACAAAGTTGTTTCCCTGGTAATACCTATGATGAGGAAGCCCCTCTGCATATCTTGATTCCAGATCACTTATCATTACTTCCCTAGCCAGCGGGCTCATAACATTCTCAGATGCTATCAGGGCCACGCTGTCCCCAAACAGGGCATTATGCTGCTGGGCCAGCTCCCTAATACTTAATGCGTCTTGATATGCCATAGTTTAATATCGCTAGCCACTTAAAATACCCTTGCAGCAGGGCATTAAACTGCAAATATATGTCATAATACTATTAAAATAATTTAATCTATATAATTATAGAAATAACAACAAACAGTTTATATATACATCCAACGCTCATTCATGGACAATTTTTTCCGCTATTTTCTATACTCATTGAGAAATCAACAGGTGTATATAGAAATGGTTACTTTTATATATACAACCAAAATGACCAATTGGGTGTATTATGGTAACTACTGTTGACGCTCTTTTGGCGATCGCAGCTTCGATTTCAATAGCAGGTGGTTTAATAGGTACAGGTATGGCACAGCAAGGTATTGGAGCAGCTGGTATGGGCATAATTGCAGAAAAGCCTGAAAAATTTGGGCAGGTTCTGTTCTTCTTCGTCATACCAGAAACCTTATGGGTAATTGGTCTTGCCCTTGGTATAATACTGCTTTTGCACATAATCTGATCCATATGTCTCTCGAACAGGTAATAAAAGAGATCGAGCAGAGCCAAGAAATTAAGAAAAAAGAGATACTTGAAAATACAAAAAATATTCTCGACAAAATGGAAGCTGAAAAAAAGGCAAAAATAGATGAAATTAGGGCCTTATATCAAGAAAAGATGAGAGCTGAATCTTCAAGAATAACTGCTTCCATTATTGATAAAGCGAATATAGAAGCTAGATCGATCCTCAGGAACAAGATAGAGGAGATATTAGAAGGCTATGTCTCAGCTGCACAAGAGATACTAAGGAATATTCGAAATATGCCGGAATACCCGGCTTTACTTAATAAGATGATAGAAGTAGCAAAAAAATATCTTGGGCAGGACTGCATTATAAAGGTGGATTCGAAGGATAAAGCTGTTGCCCCATCCTCTGGGATAACGTATTCAAATATAGATCCTTATGGTGGCATATTGGCCAGTTCCCGTGATGGCAAAGTAGAGTTAGACCTAAGAGTTAGTTCAATAATGGAAGAAGTTCTAGAAAAAATAAAGGTAAAAATATATACTAGGTTAGAGGAATAAGATGGACGCTACTTACGTTGGAGCTTATGGAAGGCTAAAGGTCTACGAGGTAGACTTTTTAAAGAAGGATTTTCTGGAGCATCTCATCTCTCTGGATAAGCCTTCAGACTTTTCATCTGTCCTCTACGCATCGGTTTACAAGGAGGATTATGACGCATTAACATCGATATACAGAGAGCCCGATCTTACTGAGATGGCCATAAACAGACATCTTGTCAGGATGAATAGAATAGCCGCCTTTGCGATTCCGCCACTCGCTAAAAATGCACTGACTGCATATATATCGAAGTGGGATATAGAAAATATAAAGACGGTCATATCTTCTAAGTTCCTTGGTCACGGCCTCAAAGAAACAGAGATGTTTATAGTAAGTTTCAGAGATATTCCTATGGGCTTAATTGGAGGCGTGCTCACAAACGAAGACTACAGAAACATGATGAATCTGCCGAATGTAGAAGCTATAATAAACTACTTGACTAGGTATGGTTACGGTTCCTATATGCTCCAGTTTATTGAAGATTACAGGAAGACTGGGGATATATCGCCCATGCTCTACTCACTTGATCGTTATTATTACGCTAGGCTCCTTGAATCACTCAAGTACTACAACGGAGATGAAGGGCCTGTCATAAACTATATACGATCAGATATAGACCGGATAAACCTGAACACTATATTAAAGGGAAAGAAACTGAATATATCGTATGAGCGTTTTTTCTCAGGCCTTGTGGATGGTGGCAACATACCTATTAACGCAATTCACGATTTTTACGGAAATTCCGACATACTATCGATGATAGATTCCATCAAAAGATACTATGACTTAGAGGATGCAAAGAACAAGTATGCGTCCGATGGCAATCTGTATCATTTCGACGTGTCAATGCGTAATATAATGATAACAAAATATATGGGCACCATGTCTATGCTTCCATTATCCCTGGATAGCATATTCTATTTCATAATCAGAGCTGAGATAGAGAGGCAGAACCTTAGAACCATATATGAAGCAAAGCTGCACGGTGCTCCTAAGGAAAGTATATATGACCTTATGATAAACGGAGTGGTGTGAGTTGCAGAGCTGTATTACAGTAATAGGCGAAAGGGATGTCGTCCTTGGTTTCCGTCTTCTAGGCATTACGAATACTATAGTAGCTGAAGGTAAAGATCTGGTAAAGAAGTTTATGGAAGAGTTCGAGAACCCGCATTGCTCCGTAATTGTCGTTTCAGAACATTTAAAGAACATGATTGATAAAAAGACCTTGAGATCGATAGAGGTCTCTTCAAAGCCTCTTGTTGTATTCATTCCTCTGCCCGGTTTTAAGGAAGAGGAGTCCATAGAAACTATGGCCAAGAGGATCTTAGGTATTGATATAGGAAGTGTATGAGGTGATGTTATGGGCAAAATTGTAAGGATTTCAGGTCCTGTCGTTGTTGCCGAGGATATTGAAAACGCTAAGATGTACGATGTCGTTAAGGTAGGGGAAATGGGCCTTATAGGCGAAATAATAAGAATAGAAGGCAATAGATCTACGATACAAGTGTACGAAGATACAGCCGGGATAAGGCCAGATGAAAAGGTTGAAAATACTATGAGACCCCTCTCTGTTGAGCTTGGGCCAGGCCTCCTTAAGTCCATATACGACGGAATTCAAAGACCATTAGACGTGATAAAGGAAACTTCAGGAGATTTTATAGCTAGAGGCCTTAATCCTCCGCCCCTTGACAGAAAGAAGGAGTGGGATTTTGTTCCAGCTGTTAAAAAGAACGACATTGTTTATCCAGGGCAGGTAATTGGAACTGTACAGGAAACTTCCCTTATTACGCATAGAATAATCGTCCCGGATGGCGTTAGCGGGAAGATCAAGTCTATATACGAAGGAAAGCGGACAGTAGAGGATGTTGTTTGTACTATTTCCACAGAACATGGGGACGTTGATGTAAATCTTATGACAACGTGGCCAGTGAGAAAGGCAAGGCGTGTTGTAAGGAAACTGCCGCCTGAGATACCACTAGTAACGGGTCAGCGTGTAATAGATGCGCTCTTCCCTGTGGCAAAAGGTGGTACAGCAGCAGTTCCAGGGCCTTTTGGAAGCGGAAAGTGCGTATCAGGTGAAACACCAGTTTACCTTGCGGATGGCAAGACAATAAAAATAAAGGATCTATACAGTTCTGAGAGAAAAAAAGAAGATAACATTGTTGAGGCTGGTTCGGGAGAAGAGATAATACATCTAAAAGATCCCATTCAAATATATTCTTATGTGGACGGGACCATAGTCAGGAGCAGATCAAGACTTCTATACAAGGGCAAGAGCTCTTATCTTGTGAGGATAGAAACTATTGGCGGAAGATCGGTAAGCGTTACACCAGTTCACAAACTCTTTGTCCTTACGGAAAAGGGTATCGAAGAGGTTATGGCCTCCAACCTAAAGGTAGGCGACATGATTGCTGCTGTAGCAGAAAGCGAATCTGAAGCAAGAGACTGCGGAATGAGCGAGGAATGCGTGATGGAAGCAGAAGTTTATACGTCACTTGAAGCGACATTCGATAGAGTAAAGTCTATAGCGTACGAGAAGGGTGATTTTGATGTATACGATCTTTCCGTACCAGAATACGGCAGGAACTTTATAGGCGGAGAAGGACTTCTCGTACTTCACAACACGGTTATACAGCACCAGCTCGCGAAATGGAGCGATGCGAACATAGTTGTTTATATAGGCTGCGGTGAACGTGGTAATGAGATGACAGAAATCCTTACAACGTTCCCTGAGCTCAAAGATCCTGTAAGTGGACAGCCGCTTATGGATCGTACCGTACTAATAGCTAACACATCTAACATGCCTGTTGCGGCAAGAGAGGCTAGCATATACACAGGAATAACAATTGCAGAATATTACAGGGATATGGGTTATGACGTAGCACTTATGGCTGATAGTACCTCCAGATGGGCTGAAGCCCTGAGGGAAATATCAGGCAGGCTTGAAGAGATGCCTGGAGAAGAAGGATATCCTGCCTATCTCGGCAGAAGGATTTCAGAATTCTACGAAAGATCAGGGAGAGCAAGACTAGTGTCCCCTGAAGACAGGTTTGGGTCAATAACTGTCATCGGGGCTGTTTCACCACCCGGAGGAGATATATCAGAACCTGTATCTCAGAATACGCTAAGAGTAACAAGGGTGTTCTGGGCGCTGGATGCATCTCTCGCCAACAGGAGGCATTTCCCCTCGATAAACTGGCTCAATAGCTACTCTCTATACACCGAAGATCTAAGGCATTGGTACGATGAAAATGTTGCTAAGGATTGGGGATCGCTTAGATCGCAGGCCATGGATATACTCCAAAGGGAAAGCGAGCTTCAGGAAGTAGCACAGCTTGTCGGATACGATGCTATGCCAGAGAAGGAGAAATCCATACTTGATGTTGCCAGGATAATAAGAGAGGATTTCCTACAGCAGAGTGCTTTCGATGAGATAGATTCCTATTGTTCTTTGAGGAAACAGTATCTTATGCTCAAAGCAATAATGGAACTTAACTCATACCAGTCTATGGCTATCGACCATGGCGTGACTATGGATAACCTCTCCTCGCTACCTGTAAGGGAGAAGCTTTCAAGGATGAAGATAGTCCCAGAAGACCAAGTAGAGAGTTATTACTCTAGCATAATAAAAGAAATCCATAAAGAGTATACTTCGTTTATTGGTGAGAAAAATGCCGAAGCTAACATATAAATCTGTATCTGAAATCAGCGGTCCGCTACTGTTCGTTGAGAATGTACCAAACGCGGCCTACAACGAGATGGTAGACATAGAGCTTGATAATGGGGAAACAAGGCAGGGACAGGTACTTGATACTAGGAAGGGTCTTGCTATAGTACAAATATTTGGTGCTACAACAGGAATTGGTACGGAAGGTACGAGAGTAAAGTTTAGGGGAGAAACAGCCAGGCTGCCTATATCAGAAGATATGCTTGGAAGAGTTTTCAACGGTATAGGTGAGCCAATAGATGGCGGGCCAGAGATACTGGCAAAGGAGCGTATGGAGATAACCAGCAATGCAATAAATCCATACTCGAGAGAGGAGCCATCAGAGTTTATTGAAACTGGGATATCCGCTATAGACGGTATGAATACACTGGTAAGGGGCCAAAAGCTCCCAATATTTTCCGGATCTGGGCTCCCGCACAACCAGCTCGCGGCACAGATAGCAAGGCAGGCAAAGGTACTTGATAGCTCAGAGAACTTTGCAGTAGTGTTTGGTGCTATGGGAATAACAAGCGAAGAAGCTAACTACTTCACGAATCAATTCAGGGAAACGGGGGCTCTTTCTAGATCTGTAATGTTCCTCAACTTATCTTCCGATCCGTCTATGGAGAGGATAATACTGCCGAGGATAGCTCTGACAACCGCAGAGTACTTGGCATTCCAGAAGGAGATGCACATCCTGGTCATACTTACTGATATGACTAACTATTGTGAGGCACTTCGTGAGATTTCATCGGCAAGGGAGGAAGTACCTGGGCGGCGTGGTTATCCTGGTTATATGTACACAGATCTTAGCACTATATATGAGAGAGCCGGCAAGCTTAAAGGCAACAATGGATCTATAACTCAGATACCTATCCTGACTATGCCCGGTGACGATATAACACACCCAGTCCCTGATCTTACTGGCTATATAACTGAGGGGCAGGTAGTCGTTTCCAGAGACCTAAACAGGAAGGGGATATATCCTGGAATAGATGTTTTGCTATCACTTTCAAGGCTGATGAACCAGGGCATAGGGAAGGGCCACACCCGTGAAGACCACAGGGGATTAGCAGATCAGCTTTATTCAGCTTATGCCTCAGGAAAGGATTTGAGATCTCTGACTGCAATAGTTGGTGAGGAGGCCCTCAGCCAGAATGACAGGAAGTATCTTCGGTTCG
This genomic stretch from Thermoplasma volcanium GSS1 harbors:
- the glyA gene encoding serine hydroxymethyltransferase, encoding MAYQDALSIRELAQQHNALFGDSVALIASENVMSPLAREVMISDLESRYAEGLPHHRYYQGNNFVDLIEDKTNELLSKLFKTEQTDPRPISGTNANSAAIYALAKPGDLVAVPALSGGGHISAAEFGILGMRGVRTISYPYDKNTMTVDPDEASKIIKREKPKVCLFGQSVFMFPVPLKEMKGAFDEVGCKVWYDGAHVLGLIAGRKFQDPLREGADIVTGSTHKTFPGPQHGVILGNTDSETWKSVRRAVFPGVLSNHHLNAMAALGITAAEELEFGEKYASDIIDNAKALAGELYSLGFKVLAEERGFTESHTMAVDVTQNGGGKYVAETLEASGIILNKNLLPWDDNKKSQNPSGIRIGVQEVTRTGMGKSEMKEIASLIYRAIVKKEEPSKIKEEVKDLKSSFRHVKYCYGDVDAYEYIKLI
- a CDS encoding ATPase; protein product: MVTTVDALLAIAASISIAGGLIGTGMAQQGIGAAGMGIIAEKPEKFGQVLFFFVIPETLWVIGLALGIILLLHII
- a CDS encoding V-type ATP synthase subunit E, with amino-acid sequence MSLEQVIKEIEQSQEIKKKEILENTKNILDKMEAEKKAKIDEIRALYQEKMRAESSRITASIIDKANIEARSILRNKIEEILEGYVSAAQEILRNIRNMPEYPALLNKMIEVAKKYLGQDCIIKVDSKDKAVAPSSGITYSNIDPYGGILASSRDGKVELDLRVSSIMEEVLEKIKVKIYTRLEE
- a CDS encoding V-type ATP synthase subunit C → MDATYVGAYGRLKVYEVDFLKKDFLEHLISLDKPSDFSSVLYASVYKEDYDALTSIYREPDLTEMAINRHLVRMNRIAAFAIPPLAKNALTAYISKWDIENIKTVISSKFLGHGLKETEMFIVSFRDIPMGLIGGVLTNEDYRNMMNLPNVEAIINYLTRYGYGSYMLQFIEDYRKTGDISPMLYSLDRYYYARLLESLKYYNGDEGPVINYIRSDIDRINLNTILKGKKLNISYERFFSGLVDGGNIPINAIHDFYGNSDILSMIDSIKRYYDLEDAKNKYASDGNLYHFDVSMRNIMITKYMGTMSMLPLSLDSIFYFIIRAEIERQNLRTIYEAKLHGAPKESIYDLMINGVV
- a CDS encoding V-type ATP synthase subunit F is translated as MQSCITVIGERDVVLGFRLLGITNTIVAEGKDLVKKFMEEFENPHCSVIVVSEHLKNMIDKKTLRSIEVSSKPLVVFIPLPGFKEEESIETMAKRILGIDIGSV
- a CDS encoding V-type ATP synthase subunit A, yielding MGKIVRISGPVVVAEDIENAKMYDVVKVGEMGLIGEIIRIEGNRSTIQVYEDTAGIRPDEKVENTMRPLSVELGPGLLKSIYDGIQRPLDVIKETSGDFIARGLNPPPLDRKKEWDFVPAVKKNDIVYPGQVIGTVQETSLITHRIIVPDGVSGKIKSIYEGKRTVEDVVCTISTEHGDVDVNLMTTWPVRKARRVVRKLPPEIPLVTGQRVIDALFPVAKGGTAAVPGPFGSGKCVSGETPVYLADGKTIKIKDLYSSERKKEDNIVEAGSGEEIIHLKDPIQIYSYVDGTIVRSRSRLLYKGKSSYLVRIETIGGRSVSVTPVHKLFVLTEKGIEEVMASNLKVGDMIAAVAESESEARDCGMSEECVMEAEVYTSLEATFDRVKSIAYEKGDFDVYDLSVPEYGRNFIGGEGLLVLHNTVIQHQLAKWSDANIVVYIGCGERGNEMTEILTTFPELKDPVSGQPLMDRTVLIANTSNMPVAAREASIYTGITIAEYYRDMGYDVALMADSTSRWAEALREISGRLEEMPGEEGYPAYLGRRISEFYERSGRARLVSPEDRFGSITVIGAVSPPGGDISEPVSQNTLRVTRVFWALDASLANRRHFPSINWLNSYSLYTEDLRHWYDENVAKDWGSLRSQAMDILQRESELQEVAQLVGYDAMPEKEKSILDVARIIREDFLQQSAFDEIDSYCSLRKQYLMLKAIMELNSYQSMAIDHGVTMDNLSSLPVREKLSRMKIVPEDQVESYYSSIIKEIHKEYTSFIGEKNAEANI
- a CDS encoding V-type ATP synthase subunit B, with translation MPKLTYKSVSEISGPLLFVENVPNAAYNEMVDIELDNGETRQGQVLDTRKGLAIVQIFGATTGIGTEGTRVKFRGETARLPISEDMLGRVFNGIGEPIDGGPEILAKERMEITSNAINPYSREEPSEFIETGISAIDGMNTLVRGQKLPIFSGSGLPHNQLAAQIARQAKVLDSSENFAVVFGAMGITSEEANYFTNQFRETGALSRSVMFLNLSSDPSMERIILPRIALTTAEYLAFQKEMHILVILTDMTNYCEALREISSAREEVPGRRGYPGYMYTDLSTIYERAGKLKGNNGSITQIPILTMPGDDITHPVPDLTGYITEGQVVVSRDLNRKGIYPGIDVLLSLSRLMNQGIGKGHTREDHRGLADQLYSAYASGKDLRSLTAIVGEEALSQNDRKYLRFADTFEERYLKQDFFEDRSIEDTLNLGWELLADLPESDMKRVKPDHIKKYGKWKKE